In Phycisphaerales bacterium AB-hyl4, the genomic window GATGAACCCGCCAGTCTCGGTACGTCGAAGGTGCCCGCCGAGACGACCCTTCGGCAAATCCTTCACGAACTCCGCCACCAGCGCGGCGAGGGCCAAACCTTCTCCTACCCCATCGTGCTGGCGATCATCCTGCAGATGGTTGCTGGCGTATGTCTGCTCGGCGGACTGTGGATGGGTGCGGGCGACAACGACCTGTTCCAGCGCTGGATTGCAGCGGCCCTCATCTTCCAGGGCGCGACCATCGCCACGCTACTGTTTCCGCGATGATGCAAGAGCATCATGGCAGCCGGGCACGCTCGCAATACTGCATCGCTTTGATCCGGTCGCCTCGCGGAACACTCGGCAACGGTAAGGCATGGCTTGGAGGGAAATGAAAAGAGCCCGCGCAGGTCCATACCGTGCGCGGGCTAGCGTGGGTGGTTTGATTGTGAAAGGCTATGCCGCGCGTCGAGTCGTGCGTACGCTGTTGGCGGCGAATGTGCGGGCAGTCAGGTAGTCGCGCAAGCGGCGCTGGTCGATCATGCTGGTGAAGCGGTCGAACTGCATGCCCATCCGCACGGGCCCTTCGGTCGCGTCCGGTTCGTGAAGGCGCACCACTCGGCCGACGGCGCGGAACATGACCTGGCTCTGGCCTGGCAGCATTGCGCGGAACTCGATCTCAGTGCCAGGCTCGACGAGCTCGTCGAGCTCGAATCGCATTCCGCCCATGCTGATGTCGTATATGTGTCCGGTCCAGCGGTAGCGATCATCTCCCACGAGGCGTGCACGCATGAGTGTGTACATGGCGGGCACCTTCAGCCGCGGGTGAAGTCGCTGCTCGGCCATGCGAGGTGTACCGGCGGGGGGCAAAGTGATTGTTGCAGTCGTCATCATGCACTCCTTGTCGGGCCTCGCGATCCCTCTGATCCGCATGGCCAACACGGCAAACATCGACTCGATTGCCCAGTCGGTTTAGATGGAAGAGACGTAAAAATTCACCCAGTTCACATGGTCGGCTTATGCGGCATGACCGATAACGTCTGGAACCTCGTTGTCAGTCTCGTCAACACGCGTAACATTGCTGCTTGTGGGGCAACGTCACGCGAAAAAAACCGCAAACACAG contains:
- a CDS encoding PilZ domain-containing protein; this encodes MTTATITLPPAGTPRMAEQRLHPRLKVPAMYTLMRARLVGDDRYRWTGHIYDISMGGMRFELDELVEPGTEIEFRAMLPGQSQVMFRAVGRVVRLHEPDATEGPVRMGMQFDRFTSMIDQRRLRDYLTARTFAANSVRTTRRAA